The following are encoded together in the Pedobacter sp. D749 genome:
- a CDS encoding condensation domain-containing protein: protein MKRKLLFGERMLYGDGKSPFNLVLPFKIKGEIQEDDLRFALFKIQKKHPWLTASIHFDEDKRPWFVTNLTETFRIPIRIVNRLSDEHWKEESTYEWETVFDASIAPLCRITWIKGKSVSEFLMVYHHCLCDGTSVLSILTELLQLLDDPETNIGKEIPIMGVEDVIPKKILKSYRNRTKNGLIGKIATLALWVIPIKKVAVERKKDFMLHWKFDQEFTKQIIRFCKANQFTVNTLLSAAVLTAFRAVRKEKAFNKISLPVDIRNFNPIIKKDHIFAFGLMIVLSLLPEKDFLGNVKALQKDVNEKSAKLNPYSLMMMMEACHPALKNFTNFLKYGKSSNDCMFSNLGKIDIPYQYQNFEVETIFSPSVMGPLGNTTTLITSTYRNQMDFTFMASEGYVAFVEAEAIKEKVIAILKEQIEILTANA, encoded by the coding sequence ATGAAAAGAAAACTGCTATTCGGCGAAAGGATGTTATACGGAGATGGGAAAAGTCCGTTTAATCTCGTGCTACCTTTTAAAATCAAGGGCGAAATACAGGAAGATGACCTAAGGTTTGCCTTATTTAAAATTCAAAAAAAACACCCTTGGTTAACTGCATCAATACATTTCGATGAAGATAAAAGGCCTTGGTTCGTAACCAATCTTACTGAAACTTTTAGAATCCCCATCCGCATTGTAAACAGGTTAAGTGATGAGCATTGGAAAGAAGAATCTACATACGAGTGGGAAACCGTTTTTGACGCTTCCATTGCACCACTTTGCCGCATCACATGGATTAAAGGCAAATCCGTTTCTGAATTTTTGATGGTATATCACCATTGCCTTTGCGATGGTACTTCTGTACTTTCTATTTTAACAGAATTGCTTCAGCTTTTGGATGATCCGGAGACCAACATTGGGAAAGAGATTCCGATTATGGGAGTGGAGGATGTAATCCCTAAAAAGATATTAAAAAGTTACCGGAATAGAACTAAAAACGGATTGATTGGTAAAATTGCTACGCTTGCACTTTGGGTGATCCCCATCAAAAAGGTAGCGGTAGAACGTAAAAAGGATTTTATGCTCCACTGGAAATTCGATCAGGAATTCACCAAACAGATTATCCGGTTTTGCAAAGCCAATCAGTTTACGGTAAATACACTCCTAAGTGCTGCGGTTTTAACCGCATTTAGAGCAGTAAGAAAAGAAAAAGCATTTAACAAAATATCATTACCGGTAGACATCAGGAACTTTAACCCGATTATTAAAAAAGACCACATTTTTGCCTTTGGATTAATGATTGTACTTTCACTATTGCCTGAAAAAGACTTTTTAGGCAACGTTAAAGCATTACAAAAGGACGTAAATGAGAAATCGGCCAAACTGAATCCTTACAGTTTGATGATGATGATGGAAGCGTGCCATCCAGCGCTTAAAAATTTCACCAATTTCTTAAAATATGGCAAATCGAGCAACGATTGTATGTTTTCTAACCTTGGTAAAATCGACATCCCGTACCAATATCAAAACTTTGAAGTAGAAACCATTTTCAGTCCTTCGGTAATGGGGCCATTGGGCAATACCACCACCCTAATTACCTCCACTTACCGCAACCAAATGGACTTTACCTTTATGGCCAGTGAAGGTTATGTTGCATTTGTAGAAGCAGAGGCTATCAAAGAAAAAGTAATCGCTATCCTTAAAGAACAAATTGAGATTTTAACCGCTAACGCATGA
- a CDS encoding alpha/beta fold hydrolase encodes MHPILLRNNVKILGEGSQVIVFAHGFGCAQSSWKFITDAFLKDYKVILFDYVGSGDSDLSQYEQRKYATLEGYACDVIEIIEALNLKNIIFVGHSVSSMIGMIAALQMPEAFKKLIFIGPSPRYLNDHNYIGGFNASDIETIFEHIAHDYVAWSKQLAPVVMDSPFRPELSDFLQECFEATDPSVALAFAMATFKADYRDKLKNLEVPSLTLQGTNDVISPLSVGEFIHKNTPDNFLVVMKATGHFPHISEPEETIREIKNFIEDISSKSASDHRHTPENFAHH; translated from the coding sequence TTGCACCCTATACTGCTTAGAAATAACGTAAAAATCCTTGGCGAAGGTAGCCAGGTTATTGTATTTGCTCATGGCTTTGGCTGTGCGCAAAGTTCCTGGAAATTTATTACAGATGCTTTTCTGAAAGATTACAAGGTAATCCTATTTGATTATGTAGGATCGGGCGATTCAGACCTAAGCCAATACGAGCAACGGAAATATGCTACTCTTGAAGGATATGCCTGTGATGTAATTGAAATCATAGAAGCACTTAATCTGAAGAACATTATATTTGTTGGACACTCGGTTAGCAGTATGATTGGCATGATTGCCGCATTACAAATGCCTGAAGCATTTAAAAAACTTATTTTTATTGGTCCTTCGCCAAGATATTTAAACGATCATAACTACATCGGCGGATTTAATGCAAGCGATATTGAAACCATTTTTGAACATATTGCCCATGATTATGTAGCCTGGAGCAAACAATTGGCTCCAGTGGTGATGGACAGCCCTTTCAGACCCGAATTATCTGATTTTTTACAGGAGTGTTTTGAAGCTACAGACCCAAGTGTGGCCCTGGCCTTTGCAATGGCCACCTTTAAAGCAGATTACAGAGACAAATTAAAAAACCTCGAAGTACCAAGTCTTACCTTGCAAGGTACTAACGATGTCATATCTCCATTATCGGTTGGAGAATTTATTCATAAAAATACGCCAGACAATTTTTTGGTTGTGATGAAAGCTACTGGTCACTTTCCGCATATTAGCGAACCGGAAGAAACAATAAGGGAAATAAAGAACTTTATAGAAGATATCAGTTCAAAATCAGCATCAGATCATCGGCATACACCAGAAAATTTCGCCCACCATTAA
- a CDS encoding TspO/MBR family protein has protein sequence MKFKPLAFIINIAITLGVGALGGWATAQSVKTWYPTLNKPSFNPPNWLFAPVWTTLYILIGIAAYLVWIRRDKIVHFPRTVAIYLIQLILNLGWSFIFFYLHEVGFALAEIILLLIFIVINAVMFYKINKWAGLIFIPYFIWVSFATILTYNIFILN, from the coding sequence ATGAAATTTAAACCACTAGCTTTTATTATTAATATAGCCATTACACTGGGTGTTGGTGCTTTAGGAGGATGGGCAACCGCTCAATCGGTAAAAACCTGGTATCCAACATTAAATAAACCATCCTTTAATCCACCAAATTGGCTTTTTGCACCTGTTTGGACAACACTTTATATACTTATTGGAATCGCTGCTTACCTCGTTTGGATAAGACGTGATAAAATAGTCCATTTCCCCCGAACAGTTGCCATTTACCTTATCCAGTTAATTTTAAATTTAGGCTGGTCTTTCATTTTCTTCTACCTTCACGAAGTTGGCTTTGCGCTGGCTGAAATTATTTTACTGTTAATTTTCATTGTCATCAATGCAGTTATGTTCTATAAAATAAACAAATGGGCAGGACTGATTTTTATTCCATATTTCATTTGGGTAAGTTTTGCCACAATTTTAACTTATAACATTTTCATATTGAACTAA
- a CDS encoding patatin-like phospholipase family protein, whose amino-acid sequence MVTFKRYLLILFVLCCSQLQAQKVGLVFSGGGAKGLSHIGTLKALEENHIPIDYITGTSMGGIVGAMYAAGYSPAEIEKIALSNDFQNWVNGRYTSDYTYYFQKNAPNASMLTAKVAIDTGFHFSFRSNLINDIPLNFAFLELFSQASAVSKDNFDNLFVPYRCMVADVLSQKSITVSKGSLAEAVRATMTVPIIYRPIKLDGKYVFDGGLYNNFPADVMERDFKPDYVIGANVSSKTYNEYPKNIDDRLMNRFLVYMFLSKSDSTMIGKNGVYIQPDLATYSTTNFAPVAELIKKGYDATMADMPRIKALISKRVSDEELAKRREKFNAKKPELKFSNVTVSGVNAQQKKYVERLFKSDKTTFDLKDIRRGYYKLVADQTFETVYPKISYQAATDSYTFEVVAQPKKSFKLELGGNISTRPISNVFLGAQYNYLNRKSYTFGTSFYSGRFYESVQLNGRVDYPTKLPLFLAAELTYNHWNFYNTSQIFIENPHPIYIEQSDRKIDLMMGMPLNYNTKVVLHATFINNNDRYSPYNAFAVGDLLDQTIFNGFRGSLNLEKNSLNRKQYATNGQSFSLSFNYTTGRENYNPGNIFRNTAGFVKIPELSQLHHWGSIKLTQENYFLHLKKYTLGYIVEGVISNQPLFSNYYATLLTAPAFYPLQDSRSLFLDKFRATTYAAGGIKNIYNVKKNLDFRLEGYLFLPHKEFELNNFQDVDYAKAITKLRYAATAGLVYHSPLGPVSLSYNLYNDAVKRNGVLLHIGYLIYNKRSIE is encoded by the coding sequence GTGGTAACTTTTAAAAGATATTTGCTGATCCTGTTCGTTCTGTGCTGTAGCCAATTGCAGGCGCAAAAGGTAGGTCTTGTATTTAGCGGGGGCGGTGCAAAAGGATTGTCGCACATTGGCACGTTAAAGGCTTTAGAAGAAAACCACATCCCTATTGATTACATCACCGGCACATCGATGGGTGGCATTGTTGGTGCTATGTATGCTGCAGGTTATAGTCCTGCAGAGATAGAAAAAATTGCGTTGAGCAACGACTTCCAGAATTGGGTAAATGGCCGGTACACAAGCGACTATACTTATTACTTCCAGAAAAATGCGCCTAATGCCTCCATGCTAACTGCAAAAGTGGCTATTGATACCGGTTTTCATTTTAGTTTCCGCTCTAACCTGATTAATGATATTCCATTAAATTTTGCTTTTCTTGAGCTTTTCTCTCAGGCTTCTGCAGTATCAAAAGACAATTTCGACAACCTTTTTGTTCCCTATCGCTGTATGGTGGCCGATGTGCTTTCGCAAAAAAGCATAACGGTAAGCAAAGGAAGTTTAGCTGAAGCAGTTAGGGCCACCATGACGGTACCCATTATCTACCGGCCAATTAAATTAGACGGAAAATATGTTTTCGACGGTGGACTCTATAATAATTTCCCTGCCGATGTAATGGAAAGAGATTTCAAGCCCGATTATGTAATTGGCGCCAATGTTTCTTCTAAAACGTATAACGAATACCCTAAAAACATCGACGATCGTTTAATGAACCGTTTTCTGGTTTACATGTTTCTATCCAAATCAGACTCTACCATGATCGGTAAAAATGGGGTATACATCCAACCAGATTTAGCTACTTATAGCACAACTAATTTTGCCCCTGTAGCAGAGCTGATCAAAAAAGGATATGATGCAACCATGGCCGATATGCCAAGAATTAAAGCGTTAATCAGCAAAAGAGTAAGTGATGAAGAACTGGCAAAAAGAAGAGAAAAATTTAATGCAAAAAAACCTGAATTAAAGTTTAGCAACGTTACCGTATCAGGGGTTAATGCACAACAAAAAAAATATGTAGAAAGGCTTTTTAAAAGTGACAAAACCACTTTTGATCTGAAGGATATCAGAAGGGGCTATTACAAACTGGTTGCCGACCAGACTTTCGAAACGGTATATCCTAAAATTTCTTATCAGGCTGCCACAGACAGTTATACTTTTGAAGTGGTGGCACAGCCTAAAAAGAGCTTTAAGCTCGAACTAGGCGGCAATATTTCCACCAGGCCCATCAGCAATGTTTTTTTGGGTGCCCAGTACAATTACCTTAACCGAAAATCGTATACTTTTGGAACCAGCTTTTATTCTGGTCGCTTTTACGAATCGGTGCAGCTGAACGGCCGGGTAGATTATCCAACTAAGCTGCCATTGTTTCTCGCTGCCGAATTAACCTATAACCACTGGAATTTCTACAATACCAGCCAGATATTTATCGAGAACCCACATCCTATTTATATCGAACAATCAGACCGGAAGATTGACCTGATGATGGGAATGCCCCTGAATTACAACACTAAAGTCGTCCTCCATGCTACATTTATCAACAACAACGACCGTTACAGTCCATATAATGCTTTTGCGGTAGGCGATTTATTAGATCAAACAATATTTAATGGCTTCAGAGGCTCATTAAATTTAGAAAAAAACTCCCTTAACCGGAAACAATATGCCACCAACGGGCAAAGCTTCTCATTAAGTTTTAATTATACCACGGGCCGTGAGAACTACAATCCAGGTAATATTTTCCGCAATACTGCGGGTTTTGTAAAAATTCCTGAGCTTAGCCAGCTGCACCATTGGGGAAGCATTAAGCTTACCCAGGAAAACTATTTTTTACACCTTAAAAAATATACTTTGGGTTATATAGTTGAAGGCGTTATCTCAAACCAACCCTTATTTAGCAACTACTACGCAACACTTTTAACCGCTCCGGCCTTTTACCCCCTGCAAGATAGCCGCTCGCTATTTCTGGATAAGTTTAGGGCAACTACTTACGCAGCTGGCGGAATAAAAAACATTTATAATGTTAAAAAAAATCTCGATTTTAGATTGGAAGGATATTTATTTTTGCCACATAAAGAGTTTGAGCTGAACAATTTCCAGGATGTAGATTACGCAAAAGCGATTACAAAATTACGCTATGCGGCCACTGCAGGTTTAGTTTATCATTCTCCACTTGGCCCCGTAAGCTTAAGTTATAATTTATATAATGATGCAGTTAAAAGAAATGGTGTATTATTGCATATCGGTTATTTAATTTACAATAAACGTTCTATCGAATGA
- a CDS encoding 2'-5' RNA ligase family protein, whose product MENLYLVCLVPPISITEDINDIRTYISDKFNVHESLKRPAHITLYPPVKLSDYNTEKSFFEALTDASFHQPFTQVLRNFNSFSEHTFYLDVEQNEGLMLLENQITKALKPLKLIEKKEKFNPHLTLAFRDVNPPVFKQISAEFKDRKFKREFPVSSFSVYKHMDKRWQPFKEFSFKDPDTKPKALSLFG is encoded by the coding sequence ATGGAAAATCTATATTTAGTATGTTTAGTCCCTCCCATTTCTATTACAGAAGATATAAACGATATCAGAACCTACATTTCAGATAAATTTAATGTGCACGAATCATTAAAACGTCCGGCACATATTACCTTATACCCTCCGGTAAAATTGTCGGATTACAATACGGAAAAAAGTTTTTTCGAAGCTTTAACAGATGCTTCCTTTCATCAACCCTTTACACAAGTACTCCGAAATTTCAATTCTTTTTCGGAACATACCTTTTATCTCGACGTTGAACAAAATGAAGGATTAATGCTCCTGGAAAATCAGATAACCAAAGCACTAAAACCTTTAAAATTGATCGAAAAAAAAGAAAAATTCAATCCACATTTAACTTTGGCTTTCAGAGATGTAAATCCACCCGTTTTCAAACAGATTTCTGCTGAATTTAAAGACCGTAAATTTAAACGTGAGTTCCCGGTTTCATCCTTTTCTGTTTACAAGCATATGGATAAAAGATGGCAGCCCTTTAAAGAATTCTCTTTTAAAGATCCCGATACAAAACCCAAAGCTTTAAGCCTTTTTGGTTAA
- a CDS encoding BamA/TamA family outer membrane protein — protein sequence MKAYQNSINIKLKSTAILLFIIVLIQACSSTKYIADYQSIVKKVTIDSVDAKFEEQAYNYVQKDIRPASKLSIQVPLYNLFNTKDGRYKTSDIKPFGTPPAILDSTLVEISRTQIQKFLKSKGYRQAEVTSAIKIADKKAEIVFSAKPGPAYLIDKLSDSIPNTNIKNLYESNKAKITHLHKGMQYDEDSLTYEREQIYRIMKENGYFYFLRPYVNFDVYGAEPTSKTNKIDLNLNVANPNDGEHKQFNIGYTHMIIAPNPDGFPDSVRYKLSKDTVNGIIFTDFSKRYRRNPIVRYDFLKQGDLYDIRNENLTYDRLYELNIFKNVKIDYFRRDSTSNKVNAVIQLIPQKVMTNRVEGEVPFNGGTVGFTLGNTYTNNNIFRGAERFELQVKGGLQSRIGNGAKPFSDIYQRDFSISASITVPRLMIPFYNPVLGGNGMPHTTFSSSYIYALQKDVSVRRIFINSITYDWFETKSKLHSFTPLNFEYRFGNLDPNVDAQTVLNNLYYSTLLGRKDLTLGMKYTYTLNANKLNEYRSFVYLRAGMDIAGNMLQGISKLSGNKNDPANNDPAKILGLPFNQYMRPEVDLRWYKHLGGERQFVARLNAGVAYAYGNSVLTGIPFEKQFFAGGSSGIRAWQARTIGPGNYDRGLLRSDTLRRAFFGLDQLGTMRIETNFEYRFTVAKKFLGATLKGAAFVDIGNVWNLRKGESILVSTPTLDEQTVFRLSKFAQQLAVGTGVGLRYDVQYFVFRFDVGLKLKDPQFSGSDQWVISKFLSGARDFKDTYNATHGPDTYRFIQYNFGIGMPF from the coding sequence TTGAAAGCATACCAAAACTCAATAAATATTAAACTGAAAAGCACTGCAATATTACTATTTATTATTGTTTTAATTCAGGCCTGCTCATCAACTAAATACATTGCCGACTATCAATCGATAGTGAAAAAGGTAACTATTGACAGTGTTGATGCTAAGTTTGAAGAACAGGCTTATAATTATGTTCAGAAAGATATCAGGCCAGCTTCTAAGCTGAGTATTCAGGTGCCGTTATATAACCTGTTTAATACTAAAGATGGCCGGTATAAAACCAGTGATATTAAGCCCTTTGGTACGCCTCCAGCCATTTTAGATAGCACGCTGGTCGAAATTTCCAGAACACAGATCCAGAAGTTTTTAAAAAGTAAGGGCTACCGCCAGGCCGAAGTAACTTCTGCTATAAAGATTGCAGATAAAAAAGCCGAAATTGTATTCAGTGCAAAACCCGGGCCTGCTTATCTTATTGATAAACTTTCAGATTCAATACCAAATACAAATATTAAAAACCTTTACGAATCGAATAAGGCTAAAATAACCCATTTACACAAGGGAATGCAGTATGATGAAGACTCTTTAACGTATGAAAGGGAACAGATTTATCGCATCATGAAAGAAAATGGATATTTTTATTTCTTAAGACCGTATGTTAATTTCGACGTTTACGGTGCGGAGCCTACTTCTAAAACCAATAAAATTGATCTTAACCTAAATGTAGCCAACCCTAACGACGGCGAACATAAGCAGTTCAATATTGGATATACTCACATGATTATTGCACCTAACCCTGATGGTTTTCCTGATTCAGTGCGTTATAAGCTCAGCAAAGACACGGTTAACGGCATTATATTCACCGATTTTTCCAAACGCTACCGCAGAAACCCAATTGTGAGGTATGATTTTCTGAAGCAAGGCGACCTTTACGATATCCGGAATGAAAACCTCACTTACGATCGGTTATATGAACTTAATATTTTCAAAAATGTAAAGATCGATTATTTCAGGAGAGATAGTACCTCAAATAAAGTAAATGCTGTAATCCAGCTTATTCCACAAAAGGTGATGACTAACCGTGTGGAAGGTGAGGTGCCGTTTAATGGAGGTACTGTAGGGTTTACTCTCGGAAATACCTATACCAATAATAACATTTTCAGAGGAGCAGAACGATTTGAACTTCAGGTAAAAGGTGGTTTGCAATCAAGAATTGGCAATGGCGCTAAACCCTTTAGTGATATTTATCAGCGCGATTTTTCAATCAGTGCCAGTATTACGGTACCCAGATTAATGATTCCTTTTTACAATCCGGTTTTGGGTGGCAATGGAATGCCGCACACTACTTTTTCAAGCAGTTATATTTATGCTTTGCAAAAAGATGTATCAGTAAGAAGAATTTTTATCAATTCGATCACTTATGATTGGTTTGAAACCAAATCTAAGTTACACTCTTTTACCCCATTAAATTTCGAATACCGTTTTGGTAATTTAGATCCGAATGTTGATGCTCAAACCGTATTGAATAACCTGTATTACTCAACATTGTTAGGTCGTAAAGATTTAACCCTGGGAATGAAATATACTTATACCTTAAATGCAAATAAGCTAAATGAATACCGGTCTTTTGTTTATTTAAGGGCAGGGATGGACATTGCGGGTAATATGTTGCAGGGCATATCTAAATTAAGTGGCAATAAAAACGATCCTGCCAACAACGATCCTGCAAAAATATTGGGTTTGCCATTTAACCAATATATGCGCCCGGAGGTTGACTTAAGGTGGTACAAACACTTGGGTGGGGAGCGGCAGTTTGTTGCCCGCTTAAACGCAGGCGTAGCTTACGCCTATGGAAATTCGGTGTTAACAGGTATTCCATTCGAAAAGCAGTTTTTTGCTGGTGGATCGAGCGGAATAAGGGCCTGGCAGGCAAGAACCATCGGGCCTGGTAACTACGATAGAGGTCTTTTAAGAAGTGATACACTCAGAAGGGCATTTTTTGGGCTTGATCAGCTTGGAACCATGCGGATTGAGACCAATTTTGAATACCGTTTTACCGTTGCCAAGAAGTTTCTTGGTGCAACATTGAAAGGTGCAGCTTTTGTTGATATTGGTAACGTCTGGAACCTACGTAAAGGCGAATCAATCCTCGTTTCAACGCCAACACTTGATGAACAAACCGTATTTAGATTAAGTAAATTTGCACAGCAGCTGGCTGTTGGAACAGGTGTAGGATTGAGATACGATGTGCAATATTTTGTGTTTAGGTTTGATGTGGGCTTAAAGCTTAAAGATCCTCAGTTCTCGGGTTCGGATCAATGGGTAATCAGTAAGTTTTTATCCGGAGCGAGAGATTTTAAAGATACTTACAATGCTACACACGGACCTGATACCTATCGTTTTATACAATACAATTTTGGTATAGGTATGCCGTTTTAA
- a CDS encoding RNA methyltransferase — protein MLSKSQISFIKSLHQKKYRKEHGLFIVEGIKSIQEFFQSSYQIHTIFYNSEQYNLLPKLPANINLFEVKNAELDKISTLQTPQGFLALVHIPKNKELDLKELKNEFTLVLDGVQDPGNMGTIIRTADWFGVKNIICSADSVEVFNPKTVQATMGSLARINVYEADLPALLEKNTIPVFGALLDGESIYKTQWGTEGLVILGNEGKGISPEVIKKINKPVTIPKIGEAESLNVAVSAAIFCAELVRVRN, from the coding sequence ATGCTTTCAAAATCACAGATTAGTTTTATAAAATCGTTACATCAAAAAAAATATCGTAAAGAACATGGTTTGTTTATTGTTGAAGGTATAAAATCCATACAAGAATTTTTCCAATCAAGCTACCAGATCCACACTATATTTTACAACAGCGAACAATACAATTTGTTACCCAAATTACCCGCAAATATAAACTTATTTGAAGTAAAGAACGCCGAATTAGACAAGATTAGTACGCTGCAAACACCACAAGGCTTTTTAGCGTTGGTCCACATCCCCAAAAACAAGGAATTGGATCTAAAAGAGTTGAAAAATGAGTTCACTTTAGTGTTAGATGGTGTTCAGGATCCGGGCAATATGGGCACCATTATCCGTACGGCAGATTGGTTTGGTGTTAAAAATATAATCTGTTCTGCCGACTCTGTAGAAGTATTTAACCCAAAAACGGTACAGGCTACCATGGGCTCTTTGGCACGGATAAATGTTTATGAAGCAGATTTACCAGCATTGTTAGAGAAGAATACCATTCCTGTATTCGGTGCATTGTTAGATGGCGAATCGATTTACAAAACGCAATGGGGAACTGAAGGATTGGTGATTTTAGGAAATGAAGGAAAGGGAATATCGCCTGAAGTGATCAAAAAAATAAATAAACCGGTTACCATTCCAAAAATTGGGGAGGCAGAATCTTTAAATGTAGCTGTAAGTGCCGCAATCTTTTGCGCTGAGTTAGTGAGAGTTCGAAATTAA
- a CDS encoding spore protein — translation MAVTRLKRKDRRNKNTAHQEVAFLKRATNIELGSRSAQPKSDQLAKNNAVLATLAK, via the coding sequence ATGGCAGTTACCAGATTAAAAAGAAAAGACAGAAGAAATAAAAATACAGCTCACCAAGAGGTGGCTTTTTTAAAGAGAGCAACTAACATTGAGTTAGGAAGCCGCTCTGCACAACCTAAAAGCGATCAATTAGCTAAAAACAATGCTGTTTTAGCTACTTTGGCAAAATAG
- a CDS encoding DNA alkylation repair protein: MNLTETLSKLESLGEEKVRTMHLKNGARENIFGVKMGDIRAIAKKIKTDHALALQLWETENIDARLLAILIIKPKVLSAEQIEKMVASENFTWAADWFYNYIVKEYPEKEQFREKWMNSGNVMLARAGWSLTSGRITRAPEGINIASILDRIENEMPKAAPEIQWTMNTALAQIGINHPDYRERALAIGEKLGIYRDYPVSKGCTSPFAPIWINEMVSRQK, translated from the coding sequence ATGAATCTTACAGAAACTCTTTCAAAATTAGAATCACTCGGCGAAGAGAAGGTCCGTACCATGCACCTCAAAAACGGTGCAAGAGAAAACATTTTTGGTGTTAAAATGGGCGACATCAGGGCAATAGCCAAAAAGATCAAAACCGACCATGCGCTTGCACTTCAACTCTGGGAAACTGAAAATATTGATGCAAGATTGCTTGCCATCTTAATCATTAAACCAAAAGTGCTATCTGCAGAACAGATTGAGAAAATGGTAGCATCAGAAAATTTTACCTGGGCTGCAGACTGGTTTTACAATTACATCGTTAAAGAATATCCTGAAAAGGAACAATTCAGGGAAAAGTGGATGAATTCAGGAAATGTTATGCTGGCCCGCGCAGGCTGGAGCTTAACCAGCGGACGAATCACCAGAGCACCTGAAGGAATAAACATTGCATCAATTCTCGACCGGATTGAAAATGAAATGCCTAAAGCAGCTCCAGAAATCCAATGGACGATGAATACTGCATTGGCTCAAATTGGCATTAACCACCCTGATTATAGAGAAAGAGCCTTAGCAATCGGCGAAAAACTTGGCATATATCGTGATTACCCCGTTTCTAAAGGCTGTACTTCACCGTTCGCACCAATATGGATTAATGAAATGGTAAGCCGCCAGAAATAG
- a CDS encoding quinone-dependent dihydroorotate dehydrogenase: MYRLIKPIFFKFDPENVHYFVVKRLKWFNDKFPLGKTIIRSSFDVHIKGLEREVFGIKFRNPVGLAAGFDKNGEYVEPLNNLGFGFIEVGTVTPMPQPGNDKPRMFRLPNDEALINRMGFNNKGVDVMAERLRLLKDKHPDIVVGGNIGKNKATPNEDAVSDYIKCFDRLFDVVDYFVVNVSSPNTPGLRELQEKEPLKKILNTLQQRNRKNDISRPILLKIAPDLTDAQLDDIIEIVAETKIAGIIATNTTISRENLATEQQLKAETGGLSGKPVKERSTEVIRYLSEKSNKAFPIIGVGGIHSAEDAKEKLDAGASLIQLYTGFIYEGPGLIKSICKALV; the protein is encoded by the coding sequence ATGTATCGCCTTATTAAACCAATATTCTTCAAATTTGACCCTGAAAATGTACATTATTTTGTAGTCAAGCGGTTAAAGTGGTTTAATGATAAATTTCCACTGGGTAAAACCATTATCCGTAGCAGCTTTGATGTACACATTAAAGGTTTAGAACGTGAGGTTTTTGGAATAAAGTTCCGAAATCCCGTTGGCCTGGCTGCCGGATTTGATAAAAACGGTGAATATGTGGAACCGCTTAATAATTTAGGTTTCGGATTTATCGAAGTGGGTACGGTAACGCCAATGCCTCAGCCCGGAAATGATAAACCCCGAATGTTTCGTTTACCTAATGATGAAGCTTTAATCAACCGGATGGGCTTTAACAATAAAGGGGTAGATGTAATGGCCGAGCGTTTGCGTTTGCTGAAAGATAAACATCCTGACATTGTGGTGGGTGGCAATATCGGTAAAAACAAGGCTACACCAAATGAAGATGCAGTAAGCGACTATATTAAATGTTTCGATCGTCTTTTTGATGTGGTAGATTATTTTGTGGTAAATGTAAGTTCGCCAAATACGCCAGGTTTACGCGAACTGCAGGAAAAAGAACCCCTGAAAAAAATTCTGAATACCTTACAGCAGCGCAACCGTAAAAACGATATTTCGCGTCCGATTTTGTTGAAAATTGCGCCTGACTTAACTGATGCGCAATTAGATGATATTATAGAGATTGTAGCAGAAACGAAGATTGCAGGCATTATTGCCACCAATACCACCATTAGCAGGGAAAACCTGGCCACAGAGCAGCAATTAAAAGCGGAAACCGGAGGACTGAGTGGGAAACCAGTTAAAGAACGCTCTACTGAAGTCATTCGTTATCTTTCAGAAAAATCAAACAAAGCTTTCCCGATTATTGGGGTAGGTGGGATTCATTCCGCAGAAGATGCAAAAGAGAAGCTGGATGCCGGAGCATCTTTAATTCAATTGTATACTGGTTTTATATATGAGGGGCCAGGATTAATCAAAAGCATCTGTAAAGCGTTAGTTTAA